From Candidatus Sphingomonas colombiensis, one genomic window encodes:
- a CDS encoding TolC family protein, translating to MRRAVLASAALLAGCVAGPNYERPDRAAANAPSAQGKFDAAHDPAFADAPLPDRWWRLYHDPLLDGLVTEALAANTDLRAADANLRAAAAVVLQTEAGRTVQTSVDASAGPVRPNATPLPWTGELSYSAGLSAALPLDLSGRIRRAIEASQADAAAVEAVRDEVRVTVAATTTRAYLAACAANLRIAAADRVLGVERQTYDVTRRLERGGRGTAFDTTRARAAVQQSEALVPTLVAQRQAALYQLATLAGHPPADYPRAVASCAALPALAGPLPVGDGAALLRRRPDIRAAERRLAASTARIGVVTASLYPQVSFGGSIGYTGPVSALGERDDFNFSLGPLMSWTFPNRRVVRAQITQAGANADAALAAFDGTVLGALRDVETALSAYARGREQVAALSRARDSAATATAQAEKLFRFGRGEFLNLLSAQATLANAEVSLAAAQAGVADTQAQLFLALGGGWGADEATSVVPPPPARIPAKANP from the coding sequence GTGAGGCGAGCCGTATTGGCGAGCGCCGCGCTGCTCGCGGGCTGCGTCGCCGGTCCGAATTACGAACGGCCTGATCGCGCGGCCGCCAATGCGCCATCCGCGCAGGGCAAGTTCGATGCGGCGCACGATCCCGCCTTCGCCGATGCGCCGCTTCCGGATCGCTGGTGGCGGCTTTATCACGATCCGCTGCTGGACGGGCTGGTGACGGAGGCGCTGGCGGCCAACACCGATCTGCGTGCCGCCGATGCGAACCTGCGCGCGGCGGCGGCGGTGGTGCTTCAGACGGAGGCGGGGCGAACGGTACAGACCTCGGTCGATGCCAGCGCGGGGCCGGTGCGCCCGAATGCCACCCCGCTGCCGTGGACCGGAGAGTTGTCGTACAGTGCGGGGCTGAGTGCGGCGCTCCCGCTCGATCTGTCGGGGCGCATCCGCCGCGCGATCGAGGCATCGCAGGCCGATGCGGCTGCCGTCGAAGCAGTGCGTGACGAGGTGCGCGTGACGGTCGCGGCGACGACGACGCGGGCCTATCTCGCGGCCTGCGCGGCCAATTTGCGCATCGCGGCGGCTGATCGCGTGCTCGGCGTCGAGCGGCAGACCTATGACGTAACGCGGCGGCTGGAGCGGGGCGGGCGCGGCACCGCGTTCGATACGACGCGCGCGCGTGCCGCCGTTCAGCAGAGCGAGGCGCTGGTGCCCACGCTTGTCGCGCAGCGCCAGGCGGCGCTTTACCAGCTCGCGACGCTCGCGGGGCATCCTCCGGCGGATTATCCGCGTGCCGTGGCGAGCTGTGCCGCGCTGCCCGCGCTCGCGGGGCCGCTCCCGGTCGGTGACGGCGCGGCGCTGTTGCGTCGCCGCCCCGATATCCGCGCCGCCGAACGCCGGCTGGCGGCCTCGACGGCGCGGATCGGCGTGGTGACCGCGAGCCTTTATCCGCAAGTAAGCTTCGGTGGGTCGATCGGTTATACCGGGCCGGTATCGGCGCTGGGCGAGCGCGACGATTTCAATTTCAGCCTCGGCCCGTTGATGAGCTGGACTTTCCCCAACCGCCGCGTCGTGCGCGCGCAGATCACGCAGGCCGGTGCCAATGCCGATGCGGCGCTCGCGGCGTTCGATGGCACCGTGCTCGGGGCGCTGCGCGATGTGGAGACGGCGTTGTCCGCTTACGCTCGCGGGCGCGAGCAGGTGGCGGCGCTCAGCCGCGCGCGCGACAGCGCGGCCACGGCCACCGCGCAGGCGGAGAAGCTGTTTCGCTTCGGGCGCGGCGAATTCCTCAATCTGCTGAGCGCGCAGGCGACGCTCGCCAATGCGGAGGTGTCGCTTGCCGCCGCGCAGGCCGGGGTGGCGGATACGCAGGCGCAATTGTTCCTCGCGCTCGGCGGCGGCTGGGGCGCGGACGAGGCGACCTCGGTGGTGCCGCCCCCGCCCGCACGGATTCCCGCGAAGGCGAACCCCTAA
- a CDS encoding Lrp/AsnC family transcriptional regulator: MPDSPGRTVHAALDAQLLALLRQDSRKPVSELAAMLGVSRALVYAGIARLEQDGTIDGYTVRIGAAYDQRMIRAHVMLKLYPKLAQMAVDQLAAMPELTALYAIAGAFDMIAMIEAVSPSRLNDVIDRIGMIEGVERTTSSIILATKLLR, from the coding sequence ATGCCCGATAGCCCCGGTCGGACGGTGCACGCCGCGCTCGACGCTCAATTGCTCGCGCTCCTTCGGCAGGATTCGCGAAAGCCTGTATCCGAGCTGGCCGCGATGCTCGGCGTGTCACGCGCGTTGGTCTATGCCGGGATCGCGCGGCTGGAGCAGGACGGCACCATAGACGGCTACACGGTGCGGATCGGCGCCGCCTACGACCAGCGGATGATTCGGGCTCATGTTATGCTGAAGCTGTATCCAAAGCTGGCGCAGATGGCGGTGGATCAACTGGCCGCGATGCCGGAACTCACCGCGCTCTACGCGATCGCCGGCGCGTTCGACATGATCGCGATGATCGAGGCGGTCAGCCCCAGCCGGCTCAACGACGTGATCGACCGCATCGGCATGATCGAGGGGGTTGAGCGGACCACCTCCTCGATCATCCTCGCGACCAAATTGCTGCGTTAG